In Falsibacillus pallidus, the following are encoded in one genomic region:
- a CDS encoding HAD family hydrolase, protein MKDYKLLLFDLDETLLSGDWFKEGIIQMIQSHALTKHIDPMLFLEKKLQVPKPLITRFKNRELSPHEFRRARWKHALSYFEMFPEEEVIDELDGCFLQSGMSCIKENKNLTALLDDLQKHYQLAIVTNALYDPMMKISSLKLSHLFTKDNVFQAEELGYRKPDPELYWAALNHFQNLPEQAVFIGDSWTHDVVGPMEMGMEAIWVNENSIPIDSAHRPLKVVSEILELRSVLL, encoded by the coding sequence TTGAAGGATTATAAATTATTATTGTTTGATTTGGATGAGACCCTTTTGAGCGGAGATTGGTTTAAAGAAGGGATCATCCAAATGATTCAATCTCACGCGTTAACTAAGCATATTGATCCAATGTTGTTTCTCGAAAAAAAGTTGCAGGTTCCAAAGCCATTGATTACCCGTTTTAAAAACAGGGAACTTTCCCCGCATGAATTCAGGAGAGCAAGATGGAAGCACGCATTATCTTACTTTGAAATGTTTCCAGAAGAGGAGGTCATCGACGAATTGGATGGTTGCTTCTTGCAGTCAGGGATGAGCTGCATTAAAGAAAATAAAAATCTCACTGCCCTGTTAGATGATCTCCAAAAGCATTATCAACTGGCAATCGTTACAAATGCTCTTTACGATCCGATGATGAAGATTTCCAGTTTGAAATTATCTCACCTATTTACGAAGGATAATGTCTTTCAAGCTGAGGAACTGGGCTATAGGAAACCGGATCCTGAATTATATTGGGCAGCATTGAATCATTTCCAAAACCTGCCGGAACAAGCTGTATTTATAGGGGATTCTTGGACACACGATGTGGTCGGCCCGATGGAGATGGGGATGGAAGCTATTTGGGTGAATGAAAATAGCATCCCAATAGACTCAGCCCATAGACCGCTTAAAGTGGTATCAGAAATACTAGAGCTGCGATCTGTTTTGCTGTAA